AAACCAAAATTCGCGGTTATCTAAATGCACAAAACAATCCCTACATCAAGATCAACTACACACTGGATGATGCAACACTTTTGGCAAAAAGCGAAAATATCAAACTGGAAAATCTGAGTACAAAAGGCAGTTTCAACAATGGCGAAAGCCACACCTTAGAAGACGCAGCACTTTCAATGGACCATATTAAATTTCGCAATCAGGGCAGTGAACTCATTGCGCAATTGTTCTACAAAAATTTCAACAACCCCTATCTTATTCTAAAGCTGAATGGAGCACTTGAAACAGCACATTTTGGCCTGTGGGACAGTACATGGCCTGTTCAGAATTTTAACGGGGTTTTAAATTTTGAACAATTTGACCTGCGCGGAAGATTTATCAATACTGCTCAGCGCAACAATATTGCCCTGAAAGGAAAAGTCAGCGGTTCAATGCTGCAATTTGACTGGGAAGCACGTCCACTTTCTTTAGAAAATTTCAATATTGATTTTCAGGAAGATCAGATTTTGATTCCAAAAGCAATAGCCATGATTTCGGGGCAAAAAATAGAGCTCAACGGAACACTTTCCACCATTGACAAATGGCTGAAATATACCCCCCAAATCAAAATTGAAGCTGCAATTAAAGCAGAGAATGTAAATCTGCTGGCACTTGAAAAATGGTGGGCCAAGAGCAGGCCGCTTGACAATTCAGAAGATAAAACAGCTGCAGCGATTACGGGAACCATAAAATTTGATTTGGCACAAATATCATATAAAAAACTATATGCCAAAAACATCAATGCAAATGTAGAATTGCTGAACAAAGAAAATCAAAAGTTTGCCTTGCGATTTGAAAGCATGGAAGGCAGTGGAAAATTGCTTGCCGAAAAATCAGGGAATTGCAGCACTTGTCTGGAAATCAAATACCAGCTCGACAGCATCAATATCAAGAACCTGTTCAATCAAATGGATAATTTCGGGCAAAAGGAACTTACTGCAGAAAACCTGGAAGGACAACTCAACAGCAATGGCACTTTGAATTTCCCCGACTGGAACAGTATTACAGAAGCTAAACAAATGCAGGGCAATATTTACATGAATATCAAAAACGGTGCTTTACGGGGATTCAAACCACTGGAAAGTCTTTCAAAATTTATCAAACTGGACGATTTGCGCAATATTCAATTTCACACCCTGGAAAATGAATTTATTATAAAAAACGGAACAATCGATATTCCCGAAATGCTGATCTTGTCCAATGCTTTTACCCTGGCACTTTCAGGGCAGCATCACTTCGATTCCCGCATTGATTATCTGATCAAGCTCAATATCTACAATGTGCTGGGCAATAAATTCCGCTTGCGCAAAAGCGAAGTCCCCGATGCGGAAATGGTGGATACGGACGATTTCAATTTTTACCTGAAAATGCAGGGCACTACGGACAACCCCATTGTTTCATTTGACAAGCAGGGTGTTAAACACCGCTTTCAGCAACAGAGAAAAGACTGGGAGAAGTTGCGCAATCCTGAAGAAAGAAAATACAGCACAAGGCAAGAAAGACTACACTGGGATACTGAAGAAGAACTGGAAACGATTGAGTGGGAGAAATGATGCACAACAAATGACGAGTTATGAATAAAGGTTCTAAGCTCTAACTTCCAATTTCTAACTTCTAACTCCCAACTTCTATCTTCCAGTTTCTAACCTCTAACTCCCAATTTCTTATTTCTATCTTCTAACTAAACAGAGAAGAGCAGCAGACTTTTCCTAAATTTGGCGAATGAATTTATACAGGCAACAATCTACCTGGCGGCTAATGCTGATTATTGGGGCACTATTAATAGTATCAGCTTCGCTATGGTACACCAATCACCTGGCCAAAGATATTGCGCGCAGCGAGCAGAAAAAAGTAGAGCTATGGGCCAATGCCAATAAAAACCTCTACCAGGCTGATGACAATACAGATTTAAATTTTCTATTTGATGTCATTAAAAACAACCAAAGCGTACCCGTTATTCTCACCAATGAAGAAAATGAAATATTGGCCTGGCGTAATCTGGATTCTGTCAAAGTAAAAAACAACGACACCTACCTGGCCGAGCGACTGCGGGAAATGAAAAAGAACAAAGCACCACTTCAAATTGAATATTACGAAGGCAGCTACATATATATTTATTACGAAGATTCGATATTACTGAAGCAATTGCGCTATTATCCCTTCGTTCAACTGGGTATTATCGGGCTCTTTCTCTTTGTCGCCTACCTGAGTTTTTCAACCGTAAAATCTGCCGAACAAAACCAGGTATGGGTGGGAATGGCCAAAGAAACTGCACATCAATTGGGCACCCCCATTTCCTCATTGGTAGCCTGGGTGGAATACCTGAAAGATCATTTACCTGAAGATACAAGCAAAGAGGAAATCATCACGGAACTGGGCAAAGATGTAGATCGCCTGGAACTGATAGCCGACCGTTTTTCTAAAATCGGCTCCAAACCGAAGCTCGAAGAAATCCAATTGGTTCAGCCTTTAGAAAAGACTTTCCATTATATCAAGCGCAGATCATCCGACCGGGTGCATTTTAAAATGGATGTGCCCGAAAATCTTAAAGTGCAGATCAATGCGCCTCTGTTTGAATGGGTTTTGGAAAATTTATTGAAAAATGCACTGGATGCCATGGATGGAAGCGGAAGCATTGAAATGATTGCCTTTGAAGAAAACAATAAAACAATTGTAGAAATTAAAGACAGTGGAAAAGGCATTGCTTCTTCAAAATTCAAAACCGTATTTCAGCCGGGCTACAGCACTAAAAAACGCGGCTGGGGACTGGGGCTAACCCTTACCAAAAGAATTATTGAACAATATCATGGTGGCAAAATATTCGTAAAAAATTCAGAAATTGATAAGGGCACAACTTTTAGAATTGAATTGCCTAAAAAGAAAAAAACCAATAAAATCAGAATCTCCTAAACCCTCATTTTGCAATTGAAAATCAATTGCATAATTTGACGAATGAAAATCAATAACTTATCATGAAATGGAGAATACCAAAATGGTGATTTTCATTGTCAGGGTTAAACGATTCAATAAATTGCTTGTTCATTGTAAAAAAATACAGCATGGATTTAAAAGGAAAGAAAATACTTATTACAGGAGGAAGTCTCGGAATTGGGAAAGCCACAGCTAAATTGCTGGTAGAAAAAGGTGCACAGGTAGCCATAACAGGAAGAACCGGTATCCGGCTTTCTGAAGCTGCCAAAGAAACAGGAGCCTTCCCGATAGTAGCAGATGTATCTGAAGAAGCCGATGTTAAACGCAGCTTTGATTTATTTTTAGATGAATTTGGGAAAATAGATGTGCTAATCAACAATGCGGGAATTGGCATTCGCAAAAATGTGGATGAACTGAAACCTGATCATTTCCAAAAAATCTTTGATGTAAACGTTGTCGGTGCATCAATGATGGCTGCAGTAGCCGCCAAACATTTCAAACAACAAAAAAGCGGCAGCCTGATCAATATTGGCTCTACAGCCGGACTAAAAGGATATCCTGGCGGCAGTGTATATGTGGCTTCTAAATTTGCCCTGCGCGGGCTCACAGAATGCTGGCGTGCTGAATTAAGACCTTTTAATGTGCGGGTGATGCTGATCAACCCAAGTGAGGTAACTACTGCTTTTGGCAATCCCGAACGCAAAGAAAGAGCTGAGATCAAAAACAAATTGCGTCCCCTGGAAATTGCCCATGCCATTGTTTCGGGACTGGAAATGGACGAGCGGGGCTTTGTTCCAGAATTGTCAGTCTGGGCTACCAATCCTTTTGATTAATCGCATAGTTGCATAACTGCGACCTGATCAATCCGGCATACAAATTAAGGATCTACGACTTTTTAAGACTTAAAACGCCTCACTAAACTTTAGGCACTTTAGTACACTTTAAATACTTAAGGCACTCTTGAAATTATTCCCCGGCACGGATATAGTAGGAAATTTCCAAATCCATATAACCGTAATCCATGACCAAAGTATCATTTTTGAGATGCGCAATAGCTGTTCGGTATCCCCCGATTCTCACTGTAATTCTATGATCATTCAGGGCATTGCCCACTTCATACTCCTCCTGATAAACCTGTTTTCCATTTTCATATTTGGTAGCAGTACTGTCTTCAGAAAAATATATGCTTTTGGATTGTTCTGAATCTTTGGCTAAAGTAGTTTGGGGTGTACGTGCACAGCAAATGGTTTTGTGCCAGTTCCACTTGCCGTAGAGTTCTTCCCTAAATTTATTGAGCGAAAATTCATTGAGTTTAACTTTATTCAGCTCCATTTTTTTTGTCTGCACACTCACTTCCATAGTTTTCAATTTCTCTTCCCTGGTCAGTTCCCTGGTCTGGGTTTCAGCTTCTTTGCTCGATTTACAAGCGGCCATAGTTCCAGCCAATATAAAAAGCATAAGTAAGCCAGCTAAAATTTTTGTCATTGTGTGTTTTTTTAAATAAAAAGATATGTAAGCCGAAAAACAGCTCAAGTGATTAAAATTTTAAAGTAAAAGATGCTCCGGGTCCTGCTGCCGCTCCGGGACTGATATCCCAAATCAACTGTCGCGAAGCACTGCCATCTTTGGATTCACGGTCTATTTTACGGTTTCTTACTGCGGCTACTACCGGTGCATCAATCACAGACCATAAAAAAGATCCAAAGGCTGCACCTGCGCCAATGCCCATAGCTACTTTTTGTCTTTGGGTAAATCGATCACCGGTACCGGGACAGTTGGAATTGCCAAAGCGGTCTATTGTGCATGGTTCGTTATCGTTCCTGCTGGATGCGATCAATGTGCCGATCACAGTGCTGCCACCAGCTACCCACAATCCGGACATAACAACGCCTTTGGCAACATCCCCATTGTAGTACTGACCCGCACCGGGCAAAAACCAGGACATTGTAAAAGCAAGAATAGGAAGGCGCTTGCCCTTCTCATGATAATCTGACCTTTCCTGCGCTGCATCGGCCATTGTTTCGCGATCAACTGTTCTTCCGGGAACCCTGGGGCGTTGTGTTGCAGTAATTACTTTTGATTGACCATCGGCAAATTGAATCATGAAAACCTGGGAACGGGGCACCGTAAAAATGGCCGGCTCTTCTCCTTCTGAAATACGGTACTTGATTTCCCTGTCATTCACTTCCAGCACTTTAGCCGATTCTTCTGTGCCATCAACATAAATAATATTGTCTTGTGCTAAAAGCATACAAGAAAAAAATACCATAAATACATTCAGAATTAGCGTTTTCATAATGAATTGATTTTGATTTACAATATTACAAAGTGCCTCTCAGTTCCTGCTCTCTTTCAATGGATTCAAACAATGCTTTGAAATTTCCTTTCCCAAAAGAACGTGCACCTTTTCTTTGAATAATTTCATAAAATACTGTTGGTCTGTCCTGTACCGGTTTGGTAAATATTTGAAGCAAATAGCCTTCGTCATCACGGTCAACAAGTATATTCAGTTTTTTCAATTCGGCAATTTTTTCATCAATCTCGCCACAGCGATCCAATACTGTATCGTAATAAGTATCGGGCACATTCAGAAATTCCACACCGCGCCTGCGCAATTCAGCCACAGTCTTCAAAATATCATCAGTTGCAATGGCAATATGCTGCACTCCGGAGCCTTTGTAAAAATCTATGTATTCTTCAATCTGTGATTTTTTCTTGCCTTTTGCCGGCTCATTAATGGGGAATTTAATTCTGCCGTTTCCATTGGACATTACCTTACTCATAAGGGCGGTGTATTCAGTGGAAATATCTTTGTCATCAAATGATACCAATTGGGAAAAACCCATTACCTCTTTGTAGAATTTACACCATTTGTTCATTTCGCCCCAACCTACATTTCCTACCATATGGTCTACATATTTAAAGCCCAGTGTTTCGGTTTTGTAGGTTGCTTTCCATTTTACAAAGCCGGGCAAAAAGACGCCATTGTAGGCTTTGCGCTCTACAAACAAATGAGCGGTATCGCCATAGGTGCGAATTCCTGAAAACACAACTTTTCCCGATTCATCT
Above is a genomic segment from Chitinophagales bacterium containing:
- a CDS encoding AsmA-like C-terminal region-containing protein, yielding MDTLKTQVINTLNEELQTPISVEGRVNLNWWTHFPRLSIELNQLQALESIENSEAVLLKADKVFLMLNLQKLWRQEWEIEQLAIAHGQLSMHKDKTGLINYRFLKEKSDTIQGEAKGISLKIAAAQLKDIQFTYIDDKSNVNLNCHVQNLKLSGDFSADSIALKLETQFHAGQIDIKETRYIDDQQIRLSGTFTLFPKEERYNFYEMQLSIGDNPFLLNGEIDQRKYSTYYNLKILGQDLQVNDFLKILPERFAEWAPKFEAEGKFLFETKIRGYLNAQNNPYIKINYTLDDATLLAKSENIKLENLSTKGSFNNGESHTLEDAALSMDHIKFRNQGSELIAQLFYKNFNNPYLILKLNGALETAHFGLWDSTWPVQNFNGVLNFEQFDLRGRFINTAQRNNIALKGKVSGSMLQFDWEARPLSLENFNIDFQEDQILIPKAIAMISGQKIELNGTLSTIDKWLKYTPQIKIEAAIKAENVNLLALEKWWAKSRPLDNSEDKTAAAITGTIKFDLAQISYKKLYAKNINANVELLNKENQKFALRFESMEGSGKLLAEKSGNCSTCLEIKYQLDSINIKNLFNQMDNFGQKELTAENLEGQLNSNGTLNFPDWNSITEAKQMQGNIYMNIKNGALRGFKPLESLSKFIKLDDLRNIQFHTLENEFIIKNGTIDIPEMLILSNAFTLALSGQHHFDSRIDYLIKLNIYNVLGNKFRLRKSEVPDAEMVDTDDFNFYLKMQGTTDNPIVSFDKQGVKHRFQQQRKDWEKLRNPEERKYSTRQERLHWDTEEELETIEWEK
- a CDS encoding HAMP domain-containing sensor histidine kinase translates to MNLYRQQSTWRLMLIIGALLIVSASLWYTNHLAKDIARSEQKKVELWANANKNLYQADDNTDLNFLFDVIKNNQSVPVILTNEENEILAWRNLDSVKVKNNDTYLAERLREMKKNKAPLQIEYYEGSYIYIYYEDSILLKQLRYYPFVQLGIIGLFLFVAYLSFSTVKSAEQNQVWVGMAKETAHQLGTPISSLVAWVEYLKDHLPEDTSKEEIITELGKDVDRLELIADRFSKIGSKPKLEEIQLVQPLEKTFHYIKRRSSDRVHFKMDVPENLKVQINAPLFEWVLENLLKNALDAMDGSGSIEMIAFEENNKTIVEIKDSGKGIASSKFKTVFQPGYSTKKRGWGLGLTLTKRIIEQYHGGKIFVKNSEIDKGTTFRIELPKKKKTNKIRIS
- a CDS encoding SDR family oxidoreductase translates to MDLKGKKILITGGSLGIGKATAKLLVEKGAQVAITGRTGIRLSEAAKETGAFPIVADVSEEADVKRSFDLFLDEFGKIDVLINNAGIGIRKNVDELKPDHFQKIFDVNVVGASMMAAVAAKHFKQQKSGSLINIGSTAGLKGYPGGSVYVASKFALRGLTECWRAELRPFNVRVMLINPSEVTTAFGNPERKERAEIKNKLRPLEIAHAIVSGLEMDERGFVPELSVWATNPFD
- the hppD gene encoding 4-hydroxyphenylpyruvate dioxygenase, coding for MENTNTANQKLSPEALQGEDFLPIMGTDYIEFYVGNAKQSAFYYAHAFGFQPLAYSGLETGDKEKTSYVLRQGKVTIMLSTALEPDSEIAEHQKLHGDGVKHIALWVEDAKKSFEECTRRGAEAYLEPTEAKDESGKVVFSGIRTYGDTAHLFVERKAYNGVFLPGFVKWKATYKTETLGFKYVDHMVGNVGWGEMNKWCKFYKEVMGFSQLVSFDDKDISTEYTALMSKVMSNGNGRIKFPINEPAKGKKKSQIEEYIDFYKGSGVQHIAIATDDILKTVAELRRRGVEFLNVPDTYYDTVLDRCGEIDEKIAELKKLNILVDRDDEGYLLQIFTKPVQDRPTVFYEIIQRKGARSFGKGNFKALFESIEREQELRGTL